A segment of the Sphingobacterium oryzagri genome:
AGGAATTGCATAGTATGGCTCTAATATCATGGCGCCAAATAAATTAACGCGCAACGAAACCCCGACGCTCATGAGCGGTGTGCGGATCCGGTCGTTATATACCCCTACATAATACGTATTGACAACTTCACCAGCATTATTACGCTGATCGATGCGCTCACGTGTCAAAATATCGTTGATGGTCCGCGAACCCTGAATCTGCGAATCAGAACGCCACGCCAAACCAAAATCAAAAAACAAGTTTAGATCGGTCAACAAAAAGCTGGACTCAATAGCGGCTAACTTTTCAGGCCCCGTAAATGGTAAACGCAATTCTACGTTGCCCACAACTGTTTTCGTACCCGATGCATTGTTAAAATCTGCAATCGTAGTCGAACCAACCGGCGTTGCCGACGTTTCGGAATCAAAAATATACTGCCGTACATCTAAGCCGTTTTCAAATCCGCGCACCAAATACGGATAGGCAACATACAATTGATACAGGCTATTTTGATCTCTCCCGCCCCGAATATAAGAATAAGCACGAAAGGCCAATGTAACCGGCTTCAATCGAAAATACCGACGTAAATCCAGGTTATAAGCCGTCAGACTGAAATCACCGAAAAACTGCTCCGCTCCCAAACGATAGCGAAAACCTTCCAGCGGCGCTGTCAATCCAAAAACAGATTTATCACCGACCAAACTAGCGTTTAACTGCTGCAAAACAAAAGAATTGAAATTTGCACCAAACAACTGTGCAGCTTCCGCATTAGGCACCCGATCACGACGGGTAAAAAGGCCGAAGTAATTTTGGCTACTGCGATCAATACGGTAACTGTAGCGTGCCAATGCAGCGCCCATTTCTACCCGATGATGCCGATTAAACGGATAAGCAACAAACGCTTCTGCTTGCTGTTGAAAGGTTCGGATAAAATAGGTATCCAGCACACGTTGCTCTACGCCAGAATTATCAATATCGCGCATGGAATACATATTAAAACCCGACATGTAAGGAATATGCGATATCGCGCCCCCCCAATTCCAGCGACTACGCTGATTGATGTAAGCGATCTGTCCACCAAAATCGTAGATATCACCATTGACATTCAACGTAGAATAAATTTGGTTGTATCCTAAGATATCGGAGAAAATACCGAAAAGTCCACCAGCCATACCCGCACCATAACGCGAACCCACCGTCATCCCGACACCCGAATTTGCCAAATAATCCAGTTTAAATTTCGAGCGATATGGCACCTGCTGAATTTGAGAGGTATCGATCCGCGCGTACAAATTAAAATTTTGCAAGTTGGTGTTTACGATATTCACGCCCCGGTTAACGTGCGGCGGCAACATCGCCGCATCAAAATTAACTTCCTGCGCATGAACAGCCTGTGGGCTAAACTCCGACACATTGGCCTTGTAAATATTATATTGATTGCCTTTAAAATACGAATACACCACATCGTCATCCGATGAGATGCTAATCGCCGGCGAGTATTCGGTAATACCACTAATACCCGTAAAATAATCAGTCATTTGCTCCACAACCTGTGTCTGCAACCTATATCGAAACATATTGCGATAACCATCTGCATTCGACAGAAAGTAAATCTGCTCACCATCGTTAGAAAAATTGGGGTTGAGGTTGTTTGCTCCTGCAAACACAGGAATATTTTGAACTTCACACGTTGCCACATCCAGTAAAGCCAAATTCATCGGAATATCGACTGCCCGGGCATCGGCCTCGTAGGCTACACGATCGGTACTAAATACAATAGAGCGGCCATCTGGCGAGAAGTTAGGCTGGAAATCAGAATATTTATCGTTGGTTAACTGTTTCAGCTCCTTAGTTTTCAAATTGTAGGTATAAATATCGCTCTGCCCTTCCTTTAACCCTGAAAAGGCCACACGCTCGCCGTCCGGCGAAAAACTAATATTTGTAAACTCCACAATATCTCCCATCGCCTCCAAAGCCAGTGTTTTGCCAGTCTGCACATCCACCACCATCAGTTTATTTTTACCCGCACTGAACACGCTAAAGGCAAATTGTTTGCTATCCGCAGAAAAGTCGCCGGCAGACTCTAAATAACTAAACTCATCAATATCTTTACTGGTCATACGGCTGCCAAGCTTCCGAAGTATGGCGCCGGTTTTCGCATCAGCGAGAAACAGATCAATACCAAATAAATCTTTTTCAGACATGAAAGCCAAAAAGCGACCATCCGGCGAGATCGCTGGCGCTACGTTCATCCGACCACCGTTAAACGCGGTAACCAACGGCTGTCCTACCGGACGCGAAATGGTATCTTTCGCTAAACTTTTAAATGAATTTTCCATCGCGCTACGCCAACGCGTAGACATCGTTTGCGCATCGTAACCAAAAACGCGCTTCATGGCTATCTCATAGCCATATTTGGCTGTTTCCAAAAACATAGGCATAATAACCGTATCACCATAGGTGGCGCCAATGTAAGCCAAAAATGCCTGTCCGTATCGATATGGAAAATATTGATGAGATTGCTCGGTCAGCTGCTTTAACGAGGGAATATCGTTTCGGGCATAAGCATCACGCATCCACATCGCTGTAAAGGCATCTTTTTTTCCAATCGAAAAATATTCAGCCATCCCTTCTACCATCCAGAGCGGGATATTGGCTACACTTTCCAGCCGCGTGCTGTCGCGCCCCTCCATCAATACCCGATATTGAAACGCGTGTACCATCTCGTGTCCTAACACATGTCGTGTTTGTTGGTTAATTTGCATGAGCGGCATCACGACCCGCTGCTTGAACGCTTCCGTCACACCGCCGGTTCCTACAGATATTTCGCCCGATATCGCGGTGGTTTGCTGAAATTCCGGGTGGTTGTTATAGATAATGATCGGGTTTTTCCGCAAAAAAGTATCTTGAAATACTTGCTGATGCATACCATACCAAACTTCGGCTTCTTTGGCCAGCCAGGTATTGACACTATCATTTTTCAGGTAACTGTATAGCTCAAAATGCGGTGTTTCTTTCACCTCAAACTTAAGTTTCTTGTACCGCATTTTATTTTGCCCGAAATATTGTGCTTGCGAGCACACAGGCAGTAACATAGCGAGTAAGAGCAGACCGAAAAAGGGGCGTATGCGCTTAGCTAAACAGCGCGCGAACCTGATATTCATAAATAAATGTTAATAATTAACAACAGCATGAAAATTACACTACGATTCGTTTTCATTTAGTCCGGGCAACTCGGTCACTTCGCCTTCTGTCAACGGCTCCAGTTCCAACCCTTCATCAAAGACTGCTGTGCTATCCACCGGTGCCGGTATAACGATGCGCGGACTTGGGCAATTGTACTTTTTAGTAATCTCCACCTTCGCTTTTGGATATTCACCAAACGTAACGCCCAGTTCCGGATGTTTATATAATTCTTCCATAAAACGAGCGTAAATCGGTAACGCTGTTTTAGATCCCTCACCCGTTTGCGAATTTTTAAAATGCACGCTTTGCTCATCACAACCAACCCATACACCGGCAACTAAATCTTTGGTTAATCCCATATACCAGCCGTCTACGTAATCTGATGAAGTACCCGTCTTTCCACCGATTTGATTATTTTGCTGAAACAAATCCCATTCCCATAACGCTTGCGAGGTGCCTCCTGGTTCTTCGATCGTACCGCGCAACATATAAGTCATCAACCAGGCGTCTTGCGGATCAACAACCTGCTTTTGCTGCGTCTCGAAAGAAGCAAGCAACTTGCCATCACTATTGTATATCTTAGAAACCAACACCGGCGTAAGTCGCTTACCTTCGTTCATAAACGTTGCATAAGCATTGACCATTTCAAACACCGATACGTCATTAGAACCTAAGCCTACAGAAGGCACAGACTCCAAATGACTATTGATGCCACAGCGGTGAGCCGTTTCGACAATTTTATCCCAACCTACATCCCGCGTTATCTGCGCGGTAATGGTGTTTAGCGAACGCGCCATTGCCCAACGAAGTGACATGTTGCGATGCGAAAAACTCCAATCGGCATTTTTAGGCTCCCAAACTTCCTTTTCTCCTTTTTTATTTACAAAATCCAGCCGCACGGGTTTGTCTTCATACGTATCGCAAGGTGCCATACCACTTTCTAAAGCGGTGAGGTACACAAAAGGCTTGAAAGTAGAACCCGCCTGCCGTTTTGCTTGATTGACATGATCAAACTTGTAGTATTGGTGATTAATTCCGCCGACCCATACCTTTATTTTACCATCATATGGATCCATCGCCATCATTCCCGTGTTTAACATCGTGATATAATGTTTTAACGAATCCATAGTCGACATCTCCACTTCCTCTTCACCATCCCAGGTAAATATTTTCATTTTTTTAGGCTGGTTCAACAGCTCAAAAACGGTTGTCTCGTTTTTGTATTTTTCCATCAGCGCCGCATAGGCAGGTAGCTTGCGCGCTCTATCTTCTAAGAAATTAGGCAAAACATTGCCGCTTTTATCGCGCCAAGGCAGTTCGTTGCGCCAGGTATTGTCCAAGCGGCGCTGCAAATCCTTCATTTGATCGGCCACCACCTCTTCCGCTAGCCGTTGCATACGCGAATCGATGGTCGTGTAAATCTTCAAACCTGCGGTATAAATGTCTACATCTTGCTCTTCGCTCCATTTCTCTAACCATTTCTCTACAGCAGCACGGAGGTAAGAATCGTTATTGCTGCGCGCCTCTTGGTTATTTAAATTGAGGTTTAGCGGTTGTTTCGAGTAGTTTTCGTATTGACCTTGACTAAGATAACCTTCCTTTTGCATCTGGCTTAGCACCACATTACGGCGGGCCAGCGATGTTTTAGGATTACGAATCGGATTGTATAAGGTTGTGCCTTTCAACATACCGACGAGCACCGCGGCTTCTGTGGCCGATAAATCCTTCGGGTGTTTATTAAAATAGCGTATCGCAGCCGACTTAATTCCGTAAGCGTTGTTACTAAACGAAACGGTATTCAAGTACATGGTGACAATCTCGTTTTTCGCATATTTACTTTCCAGCTTATAGGCCGTCATCCACTCTTTAAACTTCGTGACACCTAGACGAACGACCGGTATTTTACCTAATAAACCTTGCGACTGGTTGTAGCGCGTTCGGTACAGGTTCTTGGCCAATTGCTGGGTAATGGTACTGGCTCCACGCCGATCGCCTTTTATGGTAGAAACTGCCGCAGAAAAAAGACCAATATAATCTACACCATGATGCTTGTAAAAACGTACATCCTCGGTGGCAATCAAGGCCTGTAAAATATTTTTGGAGATACTATCGTAAGCTACTGGATCGCGGTCTTCCTGAAAATATCGACCGATCAATACCGAATCCGCGGTATAAAGTTCTGAAGAAACATTTAATGTGGGCATAAAAATATCCCGCTTTGTGGGCGAGTAACCGAAGAGCCACAGGAAGTTAAGTTGAATCGCGCAAACAAGCATAATAAAGCTATATACGGCAATTAAAAAAAAGCGCAGAAATTTGTTTTTAACCCTTCTAAACATACGGTAAAGATGAAAATTGTTTTTCGAAAAAAAGGTATACGGAGCAAAAAATCAGAAAGGCTATTCTGAAATTAACGAATTTTAACATTTAATGGCATGATGCTTAAATAGGATAGCGTACACATTCTAACAAAAATTGTACCTAAACCAACAATAGCACCCATCATTTTGTAATGTTATGAAATATTTACGTATTTTTACGTCTGATAAGAAGCAGCACAGATGTTAAAACAAACACTACAGCAAAAGTTATTACAAAAACTTTCGCCTCAACAAATACAATTCATCAAGTTATTGCAGGTTCCTACCGTTTCTTTAGATGCGCGTATTAAAGAAGAATTGGAAGAGAATCCAGCTTTAGAAGACGGCAGCTTAACGAATATGACGGATCCTGTGGAGGAATACCCCGATCGGGACCCGGATGAAAGCTATGAAAGTGAGACGTCTGAATTTGATGAGGAATTTAGTGTAGACGAATATATACAGGAGGATGACTACAATGATTACGGTGGTAGCTACGGCGGCGACGATGATGACGATCGCAAGGAGATACCCATCGCTATCCAAGATTCCTTTTTTGAAACATTGCAAAACCAACTGGATTTATTAGCCCTGTCTAACCAGGATTATTTAATCGGTCAGCAAATCATTGGCAGTTTGGATGATGATGGTTATTTACGCAGACCTACCCTTTCGCTCATTGATGATTTAGCCTTCTCGCAAAATGTGATCGTTAACGAACCTGAAGTAGAATCGATCTTGCGTATTATCCAGGATTTTGAACCGGCGGGTATCGGTGCGCGCGATTTGCAGGAGTGCTTACTTATACAATTGCGTAAGAAAGACAGCAATAATCCTATTGTTTTACAAGCGATTAAAGTAGTCGAAAATTTTCTCGAGGAATTTACGAAAAAGCACTACGACAAAATCGAGAAGCAACTGGGTGTTAGCTCGGAGGAACTTCGCGATATTATCAACGAAATCTTAAAACTGAATCCTAAACCAGGCGATTCTGGTGCCGCAGCGGGCAAGCAACTGCATATTATTCCAGATTTTCACATCAGTAATAACGATGGCACCTTACACCTGACTTTAAACGGTCGAAATGCGCCTGAATTACGGGTTTCGCGCTCTTACCAGGAAATGTTTGAGCATTATGAGAAAGCCGAGAAAAACGATAAAAAAATGAAGGAGGCGGTTCAGTTTGTCAAGCAAAAGCTGGATTCTGCAAAATGGTTTATCGATGCGATCAAGCAGCGCCAACAAACGCTGTTAAAGACCATGAATGCCATTATGGAGTACCAATACGAGTATTTCCTTACGGGTGATGAACGTTTGCTTAAGCCGATGATTCTGAAAGATATTGCCGATCGTATTGAAATGGATATTTCAACCGTATCGCGTGTAGCCAACTCCAAATATGTGCAAACAGAATTTGGTACTTTTTTACTGAAATCATTCTTCTCTGAAGCAATTCAGACAGATTCTGGTGAGGAAGTATCTAATAAAGAGGTCAAGAAAATCCTGGAAGAGTGCATTGCCAACGAAGATAAGCGCAAGCCGCTGGCCGACGAAAAATTGACCGAGATACTCAAAGATAAAGGTTATACGATAGCCCGACGAACGGTAGCAAAATACCGCGAGGCCATGAATATACCGGTCGCACGATTAAGGAAGGAGCTATAAGCTCCTTTTTTTGTTTGGCAGAACGTTTGGAAGGCATGTTTTCATTGCTCTCTTAAAAGCACGATTTATTTTTGTTATCGCATAAGATGCCGATAAGAAGTTGCGAATATTAAAACAAACGGAGCTGCGGGTTATTGAGCCTTTCAAGATCGGCATCGTAAAAATTAGACAAGGTGACGCCCAGCAGCCGCACGCGTTTTTCTTCGGTATCGACCTTGCTAAAGAGCTCCAACACCAAGGCCAAGATATCATCGGCCGTACTGATGTAAAAATTGGCCGTCTTGCTGCGGGTAATTTGGCTGAAGTCTGAAAATTTAATCTTAATCGTCACGGTACGCCCTTCTTTTGATTTGCCGGAGAGCCGCTTTTCCAGCTTGTCACAGAGTTCGGTAAATTCGGTAACCATCTCTTTGCGCTCGCGCATATCGGTTTCAAAGGTATCTTCAATACCTACCGATTTTGAAATACGATTGGGCTTTACCGATCGGTTATCTTCGCCACGCACCATATGATAAAAAAACTTGCCCGATTTACCAAACTTCCGGATGAGCTCATGCTCGCTAAACTGCTTTAAATCAAGACCCGTATGAATACCGTAACCCTTCATCTTTTGAGCAGTCACCTTTCCGACGCCAAAAAATTTTTCAATAGGCAACTGCTCGAGAAAAGAAATAATTTTGGACGGGCCTATAAACGTCAATCCATCTGGTTTCTGATAATCGGAGGCAATCTTGGCGATAAACTTATTCGTTGATACGCCCGCAGAAGCCGTCAAGCCTAATTCTTCGCGTATCGCCAACTTAATCGCTTTGGCTATCTCAATGGCCGATCCGATACCTAACTTATCTTGCGTGACGTCTAAATACGCCTCATCTAAAGATAGCGGTTCGATCAAATCGGTGTAGCGATGGAAAATAGCCCTGATCTTTGTCGACACTTCTTTGTAAACGTCGAATCGCGGCCTGGTAAAGATTAACTGCGGACACAATTGCATGGCGATGCGCGAGGACATAGCCGAGCGCACGCCGTATTTTCGCGCCTCGTAGCTGGCTGTAGCCACCACTCCCCGACCATCTGGTGAACCGCCAACAGCTAAAGCTTTTCCGCGCAAAGCCGGAAAATCCCGCTGTTCGACCGACGCATAAAACGCATCCATGTCTACATGAATTATTTTTCGCTTACTCTCGCTCACGCTCTTTTTTATTTCGATAGGCAAATATACGTAATAGCACAGTTTCGCCGGATAGTCTCCACCATTCCGTTATGTTAGCAGCCTACGATTCGTCGCGATAAGCAAGCGATTAGCCATCGTGGCTGCTTTGACTCAATCAGTCGACTGCTGCTGGCGCGTATACCATCGCTATGCCAAGGCTAAATTTACCAAAATTTGGACGGATGCCAACAGCAACCTCCTTAAGAATTAGCAGAAATCTAAGCAGCCATTAAGTTATTTTTATTGAATAATACTATCTTTGCCAAATACAGCATTTAGGCGAGTATTTTCATTTTTATGCAACCTCTAACGATCAAAACTGGGCTACGCTGCCTAATAACGGGCATTATTGCCTTATGCTTGACCAGTACTTTACACGCACAAGAGCGTGATGACCGCGCTACCATATTAAATTTCAAAGGTATTCAGTATATGAGCAAAGATTCGCTGTTTTACACGAACTTTCGATTTCGTATGCAAAACCGAGCGGGCTTTAGTAATAAACTTGATCGGGAAGAAAACGGCACCTTTGATGCACGTATACGACGCCTACGGATGCGTATTGATGGCTACATCTATACCCCCAAAGTTTCTTATTCCATTCAATTGGCCTTTACGCGTTCCGATCAAGACTTCGATGATACGGGCGTAGCCAATATTGTTCGTGATGCCGTAGTTTTTTACAATTTCACGGACGATTTCTATATTTCCTTTGGCCAAAATAAGCTTCCGGGAAACAGGCAACGGGTCAATTCTTCCGGACAGTTGCAGTTTGCCGACCGATCGCTGGTTAACGGACATTTTACACTGGATCGTGACTTTGGCCTATCGTTAAATCTCAGTAAAAAGCTGGGTGAAATGCCGATCAATGCCAAAGCTGCCATTTCTACCGGCGAAGGCCGCGTAGCCAGCGGAACCGACGACGGACTGGCGTACACCGGGCGAGTTGAATTTTTGCCTTTGGGCGACTTTACCAATGATGGCGACTATTCGGAAGGTGATATTGAACGAGAAAAAACGCCCAAATTATCTATTGGCGGCGGCTACAGTTACAATGATCGCACTACCCGTGAGGGCGGACAGCTCGGTCGCTACGTTCAAAATCCATTTACGCTGAAAACAGCTTTTGCCGATGCTATTTTTAAATTTCAAGGCTTTGCTTATCAAGTAGAATATATGCGTCGCGATGTGGACAACCCGCTAAATATTGTTGATGACCGCTTAAACCAATTGGATGGCCCTGAACAAGAAGAAACCTACGCTTATAAAGGATGGGGTGTAAACCAACAGACTTCTTACTTACTGAATAAAGGTTATGAGGTTGCGGCGCGGTATACTTACGTCAATCCGCATCAGCAAATACGCGCATTTGAAGAGAAAACCGAAGTGATTGAACTTGGTTTAACCAAATATGTAAAAGCACATCGCTTGAAATTGCAAGTCAATGCTAACTACACGTTTACAAATGGCGATCTAAAGAACAACTTCCAGGGAAGTTTATGGGGTGGCATGCTGCAAGTAGAGCTGGGCATCTAAACGAGCGCGATAGTTTCTCCATACGACGCGCGTACCAAATCAGGCACCCCCCCGGCTTTTCTTTTGGTCTCACTGACCAAATTTTGGCAGAAAATCATAAATTCATTTTATGGAGTTTCTGCTTTTTTACATCATTTAAGTGATAATAGCGTATATTTAACATCTTGACTTTTTTTGTATGGACTACTACCTTATCGCTGGCGAAACATCGGGAGACTTACATGGTGCTAATCTTATTAAAGCACTGAAAAATGAAGATAACGATGCCCATTTTCGTATTGTTGGTGGAGATTTAATGGCTGCGGCATCGGGCGAAACACCGTTGATACATTGTGCCGACATGGCCTTTATGGGCTTCGTGGAAGTGATTAAAAACCTTGGTACGATCAAAAAGAACTTAAGCATCGTGAAGCGTGATCTCCAGCAGCATCGTCCAGATACGTTGATATTAATCGATTTTCCGGGATTTAATCTTAAAATAGCCGCATTTGCCAAGAAACTTGGTATAAAGGTTTGCTACTATATTTCGCCGAAAATATGGGCATGGAATCAAGGACGTGTACACAAAATCAAAAAAGTTGTCGATCACATGTTTTGTATCTTGCCTTTCGAGGTGGATTTTTATAAAAAATATCAATACAACGTGGATTATATCGGTAATCCGTTATTGGATGCGATTGAAGCGTACCAATTTAACCCCAACTTTGTGTCCGACAACGCGCTAATTGAGCGCCCCATCATCGCTTTATTGCCCGGCAGTAGAAAGATGGAAATTGAGATGTTACTGCCCGAAATGGTTGACTTGTATTACCTGTTTCCAGCACATCAGTTTGTGATTGCGGGCGCGCCTAACTTTGACGAAGCCTATTACAAGCGCTATATCGGCGATCTACCCATCAAAGTCGTCTTTGATCAAACCTATGATTTGTTAAAAAATGCGGTAGCGGCGGTGGTTACCAGCGGCACAGCAACACTGGAAGCGGGCATTTTACAAGTACCGCAAGTGGTGGTATACCGCGCCAACAAATTAACGGTTTGGATAGCGCGCCTGGTCATTAAAGTGCGCTTCATATCATTAGTCAATCTCATCAATGATTTCTTGTCGGTACGCGAACTTATACAGGAAGATTGCCATACCCGCAGCATAGCAGACGAGCTTGACGAACTGATCAATAAACCTGAACATCGGGCAAGTGTGCTAGAGAATTACGCGTTGTTAAATAAAAAACTGGGGACAGCCGGTGCGTCTGAAAAAGCAGCAAAATTAATTGTGCAATATCTTACGGCCTAATCGGTTAAACTTTTAACTACATTTCTACTCTAAACAATAGGACTAAAACTTTAAATGCCATGAGGTTACTAAAAATATTGCCTATTATGTTGTTGTTAAGCGTTCTTACCGCTTACGGACAGGTGGAAGAACAGCATATAACGAAGCTGATTGTCGGGAAGAAAGATAAAAAGACATTCAATAGCCGAGATTCATCAGCCGTCATTTACATCGATACGTTGATCATGAAAGATCGCAGCTCCCTGCAGTTTTACGCAAAAAAAGATGTCAAATTGGTTGTTAAGCATGCCGAGATCGGAAAACGCGTGTTTATTAGTGGTGTTGGCGCGAAGAACAATGCTTCTAATTTTGACATTGCCATCAACCTGCAAAAATTAGGCTCGTTGTACGTTATCGCAAGTGGCCTAGATGCTATGAATGGCACCCGAACTTATGATAATGGCGACGGTGGCAACGTTGATTTACGTTACAGTGCGCAGGGAATAACACCACAATCAACTGATAAAAAAGCAGCCAACTACTTGCATATCGATGTTTCGGCGGGTGGTCGTCGTCTCAATCCGAATACAGACTTGAACCAAATTTATTCACAAATAGCGCTTTCTGCTCCTGGTCTGCGCGGCGTGCCACAAGGACAAATTTATTCTGGCTCTCCCGGAATAGAAGGAAAAGCAACTGTAACAAAAAGCGAAAATTAATTATCTCTTAGTCTACCAAAACACATGAAGCCACTCGTTTTCTCCTTATTTTTCATTAGCTGTCTTTTGACTGTCGTTAGCGCGCAAGAAGTAAAGCCCTTAACCACAAAACAGAACGTCAGTTTTCGCGGTTTGGCGGTTTTTGAAAACGAGTGTATTTGGGTAAGTGGATCTAAAGGCACCGTAGGAAAATCGTTGGATGCTGGCGCTACCTGGGATTGGGTATCGCCAAAAGGATATGAAAACGTTGACTTTCGAGATGTAGAAGCTTTTTCCAAAAAGGAAGCTATAGTGGTCTCGGCAGGTAGCCCAGCGTTAATCTTGCGCACAACCGATGGCGGCATAAGCTGGAAAAAAGTATACGAAGATAATAGGCCGGAGATATTTTTGGATGGCATGGACTTTCAAGGTAAAGAAGGATTTGTTGTAGGCGACCCTATTGATGGTGTTTTCCAGCTATTGCAGTCGAAGGATAAAGGAAAGACCTGGAAAGATGTTTCTAATTTTATGTATTTGATCGCCGACTCGGCCGAAGCCGCTTTTGCAGCCAGCGGCACATCCATCCAATACCTGCGTAACGATGTGTGGGTCGGCACTGGAGGACTCTCGTCTAATATCTTTAAAAGGAATGAGAAAGCTTTGACCATGGACAAATACCCCTGTCCTATTTTACAGGGTGAAGCAAGCCAAGGGATTTTTTCCATCGATTTTTGGAACGAGCAAAACGGAATTGCTGTGGGCGGAGATTATATGCGCGATACCATTAGTCAAAACACGATAATGTTAACGTACGATGGCGGTAACAATTGGACGTCTGTTTCTTCGGCTAGTGGATTTAAA
Coding sequences within it:
- a CDS encoding basic secretory protein-like protein, giving the protein MNIRFARCLAKRIRPFFGLLLLAMLLPVCSQAQYFGQNKMRYKKLKFEVKETPHFELYSYLKNDSVNTWLAKEAEVWYGMHQQVFQDTFLRKNPIIIYNNHPEFQQTTAISGEISVGTGGVTEAFKQRVVMPLMQINQQTRHVLGHEMVHAFQYRVLMEGRDSTRLESVANIPLWMVEGMAEYFSIGKKDAFTAMWMRDAYARNDIPSLKQLTEQSHQYFPYRYGQAFLAYIGATYGDTVIMPMFLETAKYGYEIAMKRVFGYDAQTMSTRWRSAMENSFKSLAKDTISRPVGQPLVTAFNGGRMNVAPAISPDGRFLAFMSEKDLFGIDLFLADAKTGAILRKLGSRMTSKDIDEFSYLESAGDFSADSKQFAFSVFSAGKNKLMVVDVQTGKTLALEAMGDIVEFTNISFSPDGERVAFSGLKEGQSDIYTYNLKTKELKQLTNDKYSDFQPNFSPDGRSIVFSTDRVAYEADARAVDIPMNLALLDVATCEVQNIPVFAGANNLNPNFSNDGEQIYFLSNADGYRNMFRYRLQTQVVEQMTDYFTGISGITEYSPAISISSDDDVVYSYFKGNQYNIYKANVSEFSPQAVHAQEVNFDAAMLPPHVNRGVNIVNTNLQNFNLYARIDTSQIQQVPYRSKFKLDYLANSGVGMTVGSRYGAGMAGGLFGIFSDILGYNQIYSTLNVNGDIYDFGGQIAYINQRSRWNWGGAISHIPYMSGFNMYSMRDIDNSGVEQRVLDTYFIRTFQQQAEAFVAYPFNRHHRVEMGAALARYSYRIDRSSQNYFGLFTRRDRVPNAEAAQLFGANFNSFVLQQLNASLVGDKSVFGLTAPLEGFRYRLGAEQFFGDFSLTAYNLDLRRYFRLKPVTLAFRAYSYIRGGRDQNSLYQLYVAYPYLVRGFENGLDVRQYIFDSETSATPVGSTTIADFNNASGTKTVVGNVELRLPFTGPEKLAAIESSFLLTDLNLFFDFGLAWRSDSQIQGSRTINDILTRERIDQRNNAGEVVNTYYVGVYNDRIRTPLMSVGVSLRVNLFGAMILEPYYAIPIVKDRSKFGTFGLNFTPGW
- a CDS encoding penicillin-binding protein 1A; translation: MPTLNVSSELYTADSVLIGRYFQEDRDPVAYDSISKNILQALIATEDVRFYKHHGVDYIGLFSAAVSTIKGDRRGASTITQQLAKNLYRTRYNQSQGLLGKIPVVRLGVTKFKEWMTAYKLESKYAKNEIVTMYLNTVSFSNNAYGIKSAAIRYFNKHPKDLSATEAAVLVGMLKGTTLYNPIRNPKTSLARRNVVLSQMQKEGYLSQGQYENYSKQPLNLNLNNQEARSNNDSYLRAAVEKWLEKWSEEQDVDIYTAGLKIYTTIDSRMQRLAEEVVADQMKDLQRRLDNTWRNELPWRDKSGNVLPNFLEDRARKLPAYAALMEKYKNETTVFELLNQPKKMKIFTWDGEEEVEMSTMDSLKHYITMLNTGMMAMDPYDGKIKVWVGGINHQYYKFDHVNQAKRQAGSTFKPFVYLTALESGMAPCDTYEDKPVRLDFVNKKGEKEVWEPKNADWSFSHRNMSLRWAMARSLNTITAQITRDVGWDKIVETAHRCGINSHLESVPSVGLGSNDVSVFEMVNAYATFMNEGKRLTPVLVSKIYNSDGKLLASFETQQKQVVDPQDAWLMTYMLRGTIEEPGGTSQALWEWDLFQQNNQIGGKTGTSSDYVDGWYMGLTKDLVAGVWVGCDEQSVHFKNSQTGEGSKTALPIYARFMEELYKHPELGVTFGEYPKAKVEITKKYNCPSPRIVIPAPVDSTAVFDEGLELEPLTEGEVTELPGLNENES
- the rpoN gene encoding RNA polymerase factor sigma-54, with protein sequence MLKQTLQQKLLQKLSPQQIQFIKLLQVPTVSLDARIKEELEENPALEDGSLTNMTDPVEEYPDRDPDESYESETSEFDEEFSVDEYIQEDDYNDYGGSYGGDDDDDRKEIPIAIQDSFFETLQNQLDLLALSNQDYLIGQQIIGSLDDDGYLRRPTLSLIDDLAFSQNVIVNEPEVESILRIIQDFEPAGIGARDLQECLLIQLRKKDSNNPIVLQAIKVVENFLEEFTKKHYDKIEKQLGVSSEELRDIINEILKLNPKPGDSGAAAGKQLHIIPDFHISNNDGTLHLTLNGRNAPELRVSRSYQEMFEHYEKAEKNDKKMKEAVQFVKQKLDSAKWFIDAIKQRQQTLLKTMNAIMEYQYEYFLTGDERLLKPMILKDIADRIEMDISTVSRVANSKYVQTEFGTFLLKSFFSEAIQTDSGEEVSNKEVKKILEECIANEDKRKPLADEKLTEILKDKGYTIARRTVAKYREAMNIPVARLRKEL
- the dinB gene encoding DNA polymerase IV, which produces MDAFYASVEQRDFPALRGKALAVGGSPDGRGVVATASYEARKYGVRSAMSSRIAMQLCPQLIFTRPRFDVYKEVSTKIRAIFHRYTDLIEPLSLDEAYLDVTQDKLGIGSAIEIAKAIKLAIREELGLTASAGVSTNKFIAKIASDYQKPDGLTFIGPSKIISFLEQLPIEKFFGVGKVTAQKMKGYGIHTGLDLKQFSEHELIRKFGKSGKFFYHMVRGEDNRSVKPNRISKSVGIEDTFETDMRERKEMVTEFTELCDKLEKRLSGKSKEGRTVTIKIKFSDFSQITRSKTANFYISTADDILALVLELFSKVDTEEKRVRLLGVTLSNFYDADLERLNNPQLRLF
- a CDS encoding porin; protein product: MTSTLHAQERDDRATILNFKGIQYMSKDSLFYTNFRFRMQNRAGFSNKLDREENGTFDARIRRLRMRIDGYIYTPKVSYSIQLAFTRSDQDFDDTGVANIVRDAVVFYNFTDDFYISFGQNKLPGNRQRVNSSGQLQFADRSLVNGHFTLDRDFGLSLNLSKKLGEMPINAKAAISTGEGRVASGTDDGLAYTGRVEFLPLGDFTNDGDYSEGDIEREKTPKLSIGGGYSYNDRTTREGGQLGRYVQNPFTLKTAFADAIFKFQGFAYQVEYMRRDVDNPLNIVDDRLNQLDGPEQEETYAYKGWGVNQQTSYLLNKGYEVAARYTYVNPHQQIRAFEEKTEVIELGLTKYVKAHRLKLQVNANYTFTNGDLKNNFQGSLWGGMLQVELGI